The region TTCCGCCAGGTGTGCGTCGTGGCGCCGTCTGCGGCACGCTCACCGCGATGTCGCGGCGGCCAGTGCGCTGGGCGCTTGAGGATATTATCACGCAGGCAAAGGGCTGTCAATACGTCGGTGAAACTTTTTTCCCGCTCCTGATGAAGCGTCGCAGAGCCCGCCACGAAGCCTTTCTCAGCTCGCCTGCCGCGGCCGTTCAGCGGGCGGTGAACGCCGCCAGCAGCCGCAATCGGGTGCCGGTTCGCACCCCGCTCTGGGCCAGGGAGCGATCCGGATCGAGCAGGCCGCTCTGCCCGTCGATGGCCAGGCCGTAGCTCACCTTCTCGCCCTGTGGGTCGCGATCCGGCAGGCCCAGCTGTCGGAGGAGATCGACGAACACCACGCGGAGCGGCACATCGTCTGACAGACTGGCCTGCTGCTCCCAGTTGTCGGTCATGTCGAGAATCTTGACCTGGATCATCGAACCCTCCTACCGGGCGTGCGCGGGGCGCTCGCCCGCCGAGGGCTTCGCAGAGGGGGAAGGAAGTCCTCTGTCGTCTGCCCCTTCGCTGCGCGGCTTGTTCGCGGGGCGCCCAGACGCGCTCGGAGACGCCATCACCGACGGCGCGGCAGAGGGCGTGACCGCGGGCGCGCCGCCCTCGGTCTGGGCTCCCGCGCGGGGAATGACCCCACCGTAGACCAGCGCCACGATGGTCAGGCCCGCGACGATGCGGTAGATGCCAAAGCCCTTGAAGCTGTTGCTCGAGATGAATCGCAGCAGCCACCCGATGGCCATCAGCGCAACGACGAATGAGACCGCTGTCCCGATGAGGAAGGGCACCGTGTTCCCGCCGGCCAGGATGTGATGGCGCTCTTTCAGCATCTCGTAGAGCGTCGCGCTTCCCAGGGTGGGGATGGCAAGGAAGAAAGAGAACTTGGTGGCGGTGGCCCGGTCGAGACCGGTGAGCATGCCGCCCACGATGGTCGACCCGGACCGGGACATCCCAGGGATGAGCGAGAACAGCTGCGCCACGCCGATCTTTAGGGCGTGGCCTGGCATGAGGTCGTAGATGCCGTTCGGGAAGCGCTGCGCCTCCTCGGCCTCGTCGGAGTCGGTGACGATGAGAATCACCCCGCCGATCACCAGCGAGGCCGCAACTACGAGGGGAGAGAACAGCAGCGCCTTGATGTGCTTGTGGGCGAGGAGCCCGACCACGGCGACGGGGAGGAATGCGATGAGGAGGTTGAGCCACAGCCGCCGGACGATGGGCTCCACGGCCACGCGGCGCAGCTGCTCGAGCAGCTCTTCACGGTAGTACCACACCACCGCGATGATGGCGCCCAGCTGGATGACGATCTCGAAGGCATCATCCTTCGGCATGCCGATGAGCCGCTCTGATACGATGAGGTGTCCGGTCGATGAGAT is a window of Pseudomonadota bacterium DNA encoding:
- a CDS encoding undecaprenyl-diphosphate phosphatase, yielding MITALQAVIQGIVEGITEFLPISSTGHLIVSERLIGMPKDDAFEIVIQLGAIIAVVWYYREELLEQLRRVAVEPIVRRLWLNLLIAFLPVAVVGLLAHKHIKALLFSPLVVAASLVIGGVILIVTDSDEAEEAQRFPNGIYDLMPGHALKIGVAQLFSLIPGMSRSGSTIVGGMLTGLDRATATKFSFFLAIPTLGSATLYEMLKERHHILAGGNTVPFLIGTAVSFVVALMAIGWLLRFISSNSFKGFGIYRIVAGLTIVALVYGGVIPRAGAQTEGGAPAVTPSAAPSVMASPSASGRPANKPRSEGADDRGLPSPSAKPSAGERPAHAR